The DNA window GGTTGGGCAAACGCCTCCGGGAGGGGAATTTTTCTTCATTCTCTGAATATTATCAATTTGTCACCACCGACGAAGGTCAGGACGAGCTGGTGATGATGATTGATTCCCTCTCGACGAATTTGACCTATTTTTTCCGCGAGGCGGCCCACTTCGAAAAAATGGAGCGGATCCTTCCAGAAATGGCCAAAACCCGCCAGGCAAGCGGTGGGAGGGGCTTGCAGATCTGGAGTGCCGGTTGTGCTTCCGGTGAAGAACCTTACTCCTTGGCGATCACGGTGAGGGAAGTTTTGGGGGACAGGCCTTTATCCGTTCCGATTCTGGCCACCGATATTTCGACCCGCGTTTTGCAGACGGCGGTGCGAGGAATTTTCCCGCATGAACGCATGAAAAACGTACCGGACACGATTATCCGAAGGTATTTTCAATACGGCTCCGGTAAATGGAGAGGCCTTTTTCAG is part of the Deltaproteobacteria bacterium genome and encodes:
- a CDS encoding protein-glutamate O-methyltransferase CheR yields the protein MAMYADLQESDFRKISRLVYELCGINLHDGKKELVKARLGKRLREGNFSSFSEYYQFVTTDEGQDELVMMIDSLSTNLTYFFREAAHFEKMERILPEMAKTRQASGGRGLQIWSAGCASGEEPYSLAITVREVLGDRPLSVPILATDISTRVLQTAVRGIFPHERMKNVPDTIIRRYFQYGSGKWRGLFQVKKEIRDMVRFLRFNLMNPFPADFVSDVIFCRNVMIYF